The following are from one region of the Cyclopterus lumpus isolate fCycLum1 chromosome 21, fCycLum1.pri, whole genome shotgun sequence genome:
- the LOC117750787 gene encoding trace amine-associated receptor 13c-like has translation METLEGAELCFPQLLNTSCRKPTEHRSETIFLYVFMSSMSLLTVALNLLVIISISHFRQLHSPTNLLLLSLAVSDFLVGLLLMPVQILILGGCWFLGILICGLFYYASFILTSVSVGNMVLISVDRYVAICDPMSYPTRVTHKRVKISICLCWICSVFYNGVMLMDFLKHPDQYNSCYGECVVVINFIKGAVDVSMTFVGPIAVIIVLYMRVFVVAVSQARAMRSHIAAVTLQGSVTVSAKKSERKAARTLGIVVVVFLICFCPYFYPPFASHEMSTSVLVSIFVVWLFYFNSCLNPVVYAFFYPWFRRSIKLIVTLKILQPDSCDANIM, from the exons ATGGAGACACTGGAAGGAGCTGAACTCTGCTTTCCACAACTACTCAACACCTCCTGCAGGAAGCCGACGGAGCATCGTTCCGAGACCATATTCCTTTACGTCTTTATGTCTTCCATGTCTTTGCTCACTGTGGCTCTCAACCTGCTGGTCATCATCTCTATCTCCCATTTCAG GCAGCTCCACAGCcccaccaacctcctcctcctctccctggcTGTCTCAGACTTCCTTGTTGGCCTCCTGCTGATGCCGGTTCAAATCCTCATTTTAGGGGGTTGCTGGTTTTTGGGGATCTTGATTTGTGGACTGTTTTACTATGCCTCTTTCATCCTTACATCTGTCTCAGTAGGAAACATGGTCCTTATATCAGTTGACCGATATGTGGCTATTTGTGACCCTATGAGTTACCCCACCAGAGTGACCCACAAAAGAGTTAAAATCAGCATTTGCCTGTGCTGGATTTGCTCTGTTTTCTATAATGGTGTGATGCTGATGGATTTCCTGAAACATCCAGATCAATATAATTCCTGCTACGGAGAGTGTGTGGTTGTAATCAACTTCATAAAAGGAGCTGTTGATGTCTCGATGACCTTTGTTGGCCCCATTGCTGTCATCATAGTTCTGTACATGAGAGTGTTTGTGGTGGCTGTGTCTCAGGCTCGAGCCATGAGGTCTCATATTGCAGCTGTTACACTCCAGGGTTCGGTTACAGTGTCCGCTAAGAAATCTGAGAGAAAAGCAGCCAGGACTCTTGGCATTGTCgtggttgtgtttttaatatgtttctgtCCTTATTTTTATCCCCCTTTTGCGAGCCACGAGATGTCAACAAGTGTGTTGGTTTCAATTTTTGTGGTCtggctattttattttaactccTGTCTAAACCCTGTGGTATATGCTTTTTTCTACCCCTGGTTTAGGAGATCTATTAAACTCATTGTCACACTTAAGATACTGCAGCCTGACTCCTGTGATGCCAACATAATGTAG
- the LOC117750815 gene encoding trace amine-associated receptor 4-like yields the protein MQLESVELCFPQLPNSSCKKPAPPSFGTALIYLILSVISLLTVALNLLVIISISHFRQLHTPTNLLLLSLAVSDFLVGILVQPVEILLKQTCWMLGDLMCSLYYVLPFIILSASVGNMVLISIDRYVAICDPLHYSIKVTHKAVTICVLLCWICSFFYALILLFDNLKPLGKNKSCYGECVVKIVVIVDLAFSFIIPITVIIVLNMKVFVVSVSQARGMRSHIASVLLELSKRDKKSERKAARTLGVLILVFLICYSPFYCSVLTHYSGLTTSSNEATLISVMYFNSCVNPIIYAIFYPWFKKTIRFIFSSQMLQPGSRDASIR from the exons ATGCAGTTGGAAAGTGTTGAACTCTGCTTTCCACAACTCCCTAACTCTTCCTGCAAGAAGCCGGCGCCTCCTTCTTTTGGCACTGCGCTTATTTACTTAATTCTGTCCGTCATCTCTCTGCTCACTGTGGCTCTCAACCTGctggtcatcatctccatctcacACTTCAG ACAGCTCCACACAcccaccaacctcctcctcctctctctggctgtctcagATTTTCTTGTCGGCATCTTGGTGCAGCCAGTTGAAATCCTGTTGAAACAGACCTGCTGGATGCTGGGTGACCTCATGTGTTCACTGTATTATGTTCTACCTTTTATCATACTCTCTGCCTCCGTGGGAAATATGGTGCTCATATCCATCGACCGTTACGTGGCCATTTGTGATCCCCTGCATTACTCCATCAAAGTCACTCATAAAGCTGTAACAATATGTGTTTTACTCTGTtggatttgttcttttttctatGCCCTTATTCTTCTATTTGATAACCTGAAACCCCTGGGCAAAAATAAATCCTGCTATGGTGAATGCGTGGTCAAGATTGTAGTAATTGTTGATCTTGCTTTCAGCTTCATTATTCCCATTACTGTCATCATTGTTCTAAATATGAAAGTATTTGTGGTGTCTGTGTCTCAGGCTCGAGGAATGAGGTCCCACATTGCGAGTGTCTTACTCGAGCTTTCCAAGAGGGATAAGAAATCGGAGAGAAAAGCAGCCAGGACTCTTGGTGTTCTTATACTTGTGTTTCTGATATGTTACTCTCCATTTTACTGCAGCGTTCTCACACACTACAGTGGCTTGACCACTTCTTCAAATGAGGCCACCCTGATTTCTGTGATGTATTTTAACTCGTGTGTAAACCCCATCATTTATGCCATTTTCTACCcctggtttaaaaaaactattagatttattttctcatctcAGATGCTGCAGCCTGGCTCCCGAGATGCCAGCATACGGTAG
- the LOC117750536 gene encoding alpha-tectorin-like has protein sequence MRQIQWLNQYPTLVEGIQADTQVNGLTVSKQKFQTTDTNKGIITDVSGCRLSGFAYKTNTTVRDSNICSTVTCDVSGVATAVSDCGPMERCQGNGSCVLNAMCSVTGSTVIDFVGRVQSVPDRCGYTLMGSLLFPGLQLLGVFQERRRKDVSFLDRVILQLEGAGVQISMEQGGRVQLDDKVLTLNARAQLVHGIELSRDQTGVTAKISVSNYTASILFDGYTTLIHVTGTSGAAVDGLCGNSTRSFNEEKVTGHWSPGCEMQYDDTADSTINCDTTTEWCNLLKQAPFTACNKHINPEPFITACTNTLCKYPAVDGLKCQNLEAYARACSHHSNVTMESWRKKTSCPAVPQAFCKDRFCSAHEFCGERDVGEPSCLCRAIFASKYRSTGTFGEPTVCQQSSTSIIMANCLLEDKSIDYSGLHLNDQACKAEMDNLTHMVMFKFNSNNTCGTVIMANNSQIIYKNTIMTQNVSTYGLINCHSPVHIDLSCCYTQPDVKTVAIEVKHSSVIQEITSGEWNYNLTMKAYTDPDRMNAIQTSNDIEMNQKIWVELKTDGLDERMVHVVTDSCWATDQPSPSGSLRYDLIIKGCPSPTDQTVKVEGNGLGTSNYFSFNTFQFSAKTGAVYLHCRLELCVKQNNACASLCSHNDRRRRSATSKYEDENPAFISMSWTY, from the exons ATGAGGCAGATTCAGTGGCTCAATCAGTATCCCACATTGGTTGAAGGTATTCAG GCAGATACACAAGTCAATGGTCTTACAGTTTCTAAACAGAAGTTCCAGACAACTGATACAAACAAGGGCATAATCACAGATGTCAGTGGATGCAGACTCTCAG GCTTTGCTTATAAGACAAATACAACAGTGAGGGACTCAAACATATGCTCTACTGTAACCTGTGATGTGAGTGGAGTCGCTACTGCCGTCAGCGATTGTGGTCCCATGGAGCGTTGCCAAGGCAATGGGAG TTGCGTGTTGAACGCGATGTGCTCTGTGACCGGCTCGACTGTCATCGATTTCGTTGGCAGAGTTCAGTCTGTCCCGGACCGGTGTGGTTACACTCTGATGGGGTCCTTATTGTTCCCGGGCTTGCAGTTGCTGGGGGTTTTCCAAGAAAGACGCCGTAAAGATGTTAGTTTTTTGGATCGTGTGATACTGCAGCTGGAGGGGGCCGGTGTTCAGATTTCCATGGAACAAGGTGGCCGGGTTCAG CTGGATGACAAAGTGCTGACGCTCAACGCCAGAGCTCAGCTGGTCCATGGTATAGAGCTCTCCAGGGACCAGACAGGAGTGACTGCCAAGATATCAGTCTCCAACTACACTGCGTCTATCCTATTTGATGGCTACACTACCCTCATCCACGTGACAG GAACAAGTGGAGCAGCCGTGGATGGTTTATGTGGCAATTCCACGAGGTCTTTCAATGAAGAGAAGGTTACTGGACACTGGTCTCCTGG CTGTGAGATGCAGTATGATGACACTGCTGACAGTACAATCAACTGTGACACCACAACTGAATG GTGTAATCTCCTGAAGCAGGCTCCCTTCACTGCTTGCAACAAGCACATCAACCCAGAGCCCTTCATAACTGCCTGCACAAACACTTTGTGCAAATATCCTGCAGTGGATGGTCTCAAGTGCCAGAACCTGGAGGCCTACGCCAGGGCCTGCAGCCACCACAGCAATGTCACGATGGAGAGCTGGAGGAAAAAGACCAGCTGCC ctgctgtccCTCAGGCCTTCTGTAAGGACAGATTCTGCAGTGCTCATGAGTTCTGTGGTGAGCGGGATGTTGGGGAACCCAGCTGCCTCTGTCGGGCCATTTTTGCCTCCAAGTACAGATCAACGGGCACTTTTG GTGAGCCAACGGTCTGCCAGCAGAGTTCTACTTCAATCATTATGGCTAATTGTCTATTGGAGGACAAGAGCATTGATTATTCAGGCTTACACCTCAACGACCAGGCCTGCAAAGCTGAAATGGACAACCTGACCCACATGGTGATGTTCAAGTTCAATAGCAACAACACTTGTGGTACAGTGATCATG GCAAACAACAGTCAAATCATCTACAAGAACACCATCATGACACAGAATGTCTCCACCTATGGCCTGATCAACTGTCACAGCCCAGTGCATATTGACTTATCCTGTTGTTACACTCAGCCTGATGTCAAGACCGTTGCCATCGAAGTCAAACACAG CTCTGTAATCCAGGAGATTACTTCTGGAGAATGGAATTACAATCTGACCATGAAGGCATACACCGACCCTGACCGCATGAACGCCATCCAGACAAGCAACGACATAGAAATGAACCAGAAAATCTGGGTGGAGCTTAAGACCGATGGACTGGATGAAAGAATGGTCCACGTGGTGACTGACTCCTGCTGGGCAACCGATCAGCCTTCGCCAAGTGGAAGCCTGAGATATGACCTCATCATCAAAGG CTGCCCTAGCCCTACTGACCAGACAGTGAAGGTCGAGGGCAATGGACTGGGAACGTCCAACTACTTCTCTTTCAACACATTCCAGTTTTCTGCCAAGACTGGTGCGGTCTACTTGCATTGCCGATTAGAGCTGTGTGTCAAGCAGAATAACGCCTGTGCCTCG CTGTGCAGTCACAATGATAGAAGGCGTAGATCTGCCACGTCTAAATATGAGGATGAAAACCCCGCCTTCATCAGTATGTCCTGGACTTATTAG